The following are encoded together in the Chaetodon auriga isolate fChaAug3 chromosome 4, fChaAug3.hap1, whole genome shotgun sequence genome:
- the dnajb14 gene encoding dnaJ homolog subfamily B member 14 produces the protein MEGNRDEAEKCINIATKALEAGDKEKALKFLNKAEKLYPTSRAKDLLDALTRNGSSAGNGAYRRRPAASSETSEAQPEREGQESGGGDASKGFTKEQVEGVQRIKRCKDYYEVLGVTKEVGEDELKKAYRKLALKFHPDKNHAPGATEAFKKIGNAYAVLSNPDKRRQYDLTGGEEPSSPGHSHGGGFDFHRGFEADITPEDLFNMFFGGGFPSSSAHTFNNSRTSYSQQTDYRQERTEERGDGRFSMFIQLMPIVVLILVSILSQMMVSPPPYSLYSRPSTGQTVKRQTENLRVDYYVTRDFKSEFKGSALQQIEKSVEEDYVSNVRNNCWKERQTKTDLLYAAKVYRDDRMRKKAELMTMDNCRELDRLNNLFRGG, from the exons ATGGAAGGCAACAGGGACGAAGCagaaaaatgtataaatatagcGACGAAAGCCCTCGAAGCTGGAGATAAAGAGAAAGCGTTGAAGTTTCTCAACAAGGCAGAGAAGCTGTATCCAACTAGCAGAGCCAAAG atTTGTTAGACGCATTAACGAGGAATGGCAGCTCGGCGGGTAATGGGGCGTATCGCAGGAGACCAGCAGCAAGCTCAGAAACCTCCGAGGCTCAACCGGAAAGGGAAGGCCAAGAGTCAGGAGGAGGCGACGCCTCGAAAGGCTTCACCAAAGAGCAGGTGGAGggtgtgcagag AATAAAGCGGTGTAAGGACTACTATGAAGTGCTGGGAGTCACTAAAGAAGTCGGTGAGGACGAGCTGAAGAAAGCTTACAGGAAACTAGCGCTCAAGTTCCACCCGGACAAGAATCATGCACCGGGAGCAACAGAGGCCTTTAAAA AGATCGGGAACGCCTACGCAGTGCTGAGCAACCCGGACAAAAGGCGGCAGTACGACCTGACGGGCGGAGAGGAGCCGAGCAGCCCGGGTCACTCGCACGGAGGAGGCTTTGACTTCCACAGGGGCTTCGAGGCCGACATCACTCCAGAAGACCTCTTCAACATGTTCTTCGGAGGCGGCTTCCCCTCCT CGAGTGCACACACCTTcaacaacagcagaacaagctacagccagcagacgGACTACCGacaagagaggacagaagaacgGGGAGAC GGGCGATTCTCAATGTTCATCCAGCTGATGCCCATCGTGGTCCTGATTTTAGTTTCAATACTGAGCCAGATGATGGTGTCGCCTCCACCCTACAGCCTCTACTCGAGAcc GTCCACAGGTCAGACCGTAAAACGGCAGACAGAAAACCTGCGTGTAGATTATTACGTCACCAGAGATTTCAAGTCGGAGTTTAAGGGCTCGGCGCTGCAGCAGATCGAGAAGAGCGTGGAGGAGGACTATGTGTCTAATGTCAGAAATAACTGCtggaaggagagacagacga AAACAGACCTGCTGTATGCTGCTAAGGTGTACCGGGACGACCGAATGCGCAAGAAGGCAGAACTGATGACCATGGACAACTGCAGGGAGCTGGACAGACTAAACAACCTATTCAGAGGCGGATGA
- the LOC143319601 gene encoding tetratricopeptide repeat protein 39B-like: METKGSSLQQVDLSHPTEDASSPKMDLETALKECSTALELFLNNRFADALALLKPWKSQSMYHSMGYSSILVMQAGMTFEPKDMDAAMTSLSESLQTCQRFRKKTGIVETLTSLWYRQPAENPTEEEMHAELCYAEVLLQKAALTFLDESIIGFIKGGMRIRNSYQIYKNCQALASVTQDMEEQQDTHIHFRGGINMGIGSFNLMLSLLPSRVLRLMEFLGFSGDREVGLSELRQGAASNSLRSILSTLTLLMFHLYITVILGIGDGNLAEAEALLNPYTEKFPNGALMHFYTARIALLKGNFTFAQEKFLACIAAQQEWRQIHHLCYWELMWAYSFELNWREAYRYADLLCKESKWSQAIYVFQKAALLSMLPEEEVTKLGENVVQLFRQVDGLRLRIAGKSIPTEKFAAKKAQRYSSSNPAKLVVPALEMMYVWNGFTIVGKRPELTESILSTLEKAEEQLRQDPNVSEYHLDDQCVVQLLKGLCLRQLGRLVQAELCFNHVIASEKDIKHDNYLVPFTMFELGLLHKQRGDIGTAIAMMENIKTNYKDYNMESRLHFRIHAALNTMGTFAAKLPPSRTPA, translated from the exons ATGGAGACGAAAGGCAGTTCACTACAACAG gtGGACCTCAGCCATCCCACTGAGGATGCATC GTCACCTAAAATGGATTTAGAGACTGCATTGAAGGAATGCTCCACCGCCCTCGAACTCTTTCTGAACAACAGGTTTGCTGATGCTTTGGCTCTCTTGAAACCCTG GAAGAGTCAGAGCATGTACCACTCAATGGGCTACAGCAGCATCCTGGTGATGCAGGCAGGCATGACCTTTGAACCGAAGGACATGGACGCTGCCATGACGTCACTGAGTGAATCCCTGCAGACATGCCAGAG ATTTCGGAAGAAAACTGGAATAGTGGAGACTTTAACCAGCCTGTGGTACAGACAGCCAGCTGAAAACCCAACCGAAG AGGAGATGCATGCAGAGCTGTGCTATGCTGAGGTTCTCCTGCAGAAAGCAGCTCTCACGTTCCTGGATGAGAGCATCATCGGCTTCATCAAAGGAGGGATGAGAATCCGAAACAGCTATCAGATTTACAA GAATTGCCAGGCCTTGGCAAGTGTCACACAGGACATGgaagagcagcaggacacacacattcattttagGGGCGGCATCAACATGGGCATCGGATCATTTAACCTG ATGCTGTCTCTGCTCCCATCCAGAGTCCTCAGACTGATGGAGTTTTTGGGCTTCTCAGGAGACAGG GAAGTGGGGCTGTCTGAGTTGAGACAGGGAGCAGCCAGCAACAGCCTGCGCTCCATCCTCAGCACCCTGACTCTGCTGATGTTCCATCTCTACATTACAGTGATTCTGG GTATTGGTGATGGAAACCTTGCTGAGGCTGAAGCTCTGCTGAATCCCTACACTGAGAAGTTCCCTAAT GGAGCCCTAATGCATTTCTACACTGCAAGAATTGCTTTGCTCAAAGGAAACTTCACATTT GCCCAGGAGAAGTTCCTGGCATGTATCGCAGCGCAGCAGGAGTGGCGTCAGATTCACCACCTGTGTTACTGGGAGCTGATGTGGGCCTACTCCTTCGAACTCAACTGGAGGGAGGCGTATCGATACGCTGACCTGCTCTGCAAAGAGAGCAAGTGGTCACAG GCCATCTATGTGTTCCAGAAAGCTGCCCTCTTGAGCATGTtaccagaagaagaagtgacTAAACTGGGAGAAAATGTGGTGCAATTGTTCAG GCAGGTGGACGGTCTCAGGCTGAGGATTGCTGGGAAGTCGATTCCAACAGAGAAGTTTGCAGCGAAGAAGGCACAACGATACTCCTCGTCTAATCCTGCGAAACTCGTCGTCCCGGCTTTG GAAATGATGTACGTGTGGAACGGCTTCACCATCGTTGGTAAGAGACCCGAGCTGACCGAAAGCATCTTGAGCACGttggagaaagcagaggagcagctcagaCAAGATCCAA ACGTATCAGAGTATCACCTGGATGACCAGTGTGTCGTCCAGCTGCTGAAGGGCCTGTGTTTGAGACAGCTGGGCCGTCTGGTCCAGGCCGAGCTCTGCTTCAATCACGTCATCGCCAG tgagaaGGATATCAAACACGACAACTACTTGGTGCCATTTACCATGTTCGAGCTGGGCCTGTTGCACAAGCAGAGAGGTGACATCGGCACGGCCATCGCCATGATGGAAAATATCAA GACGAACTACAAAGACTACAACATGGAGTCGAGGCTGCACTTCCGCATCCACGCAGCACTCAACACCATGGGCACTTTTGCAGCCAAACTTCCCCCGTCACGTACGCCAGCTTAA
- the snapc3 gene encoding snRNA-activating protein complex subunit 3, producing MAASKLSSDKNIPDYECLDANTKPFHFGSFRNEWLNRLKRSDYSYQEEDEDAFDANFAKDLGVDAETMADLKSICSLDSLRCHPEDQQPDADVVPPDPTLKTLVERKKRQDDKAALKITKNRHDLYADELERLTVGRNPESVADMIPEGELILTINVYYPTLIEKYSYIRPHTTLLMTGSHSLAELRDAICCVSDLQVCGEFSNTPDMAPGFISKDHFKSAFFFFEGVFYNDMRFPECQDISATTIEWTKARNFPPYSQAKMEDTRFVDLTAKVGFPYLYCHQGDCEHLVIITDVRLAHKNDCLDKKLYPLLMHKHRVATQKCAVCHVFIGRWFTTNDQFAPSDPCLFCDKCFRMLHYDAQGNKLGDFLAYPYVDRGAFN from the exons ATGGCGGCGTCCAAGCTCTCGTCGGATAAAAACATCCCCGACTACGAATGCCTCGATGCTAACACCAAACCGTTTCATTTCGGCTCCTTCAGAAACGAGTGGCTGAACAGACTGAAGCGGAGCGACTACTCGTaccaggaggaggacgaggacgcgTTCGACGCTAACTTTGCCAAAGACTTGGGGGTCGATGCGGAGACCATGGCCGACCTGAAGTCCATCTGCAG TCTCGATTCCCTCCGTTGCCATCCTGAGGATCAGCAGCCCGACGCAGACGTCGTTCCTCCGGATCCAACGCTTAAAACACTCGT agaaagaaaaaagagacaagacGACAAAGCTGCTCTAAAAATCACCAAGAACAGACACGACCTGTACGCCGATGAGCTG GAGCGTTTAACTGTGGGCAGGAACCCAGAATCAGTGGCTGACATGATCCCTGAAGGAGAGCTCATTCTCACCATCAACGTCTACTACCCGACTCTCATTGAGAAA TACAGCTACATCCGACCCCACACGACTCTGCTGATGACAGGCTCCCACAGCTTGGCGGAGCTCAGGGACGCCATCTGCTGTGTCAGCGACTTGCAAGTGTGCGGAGAGTTCAGCAACACGCCGGACATGGCGCCAGGCTTCATCAGCAAA gaTCATTTCAAGTcggctttcttcttcttcgagGGAGTTTTCTACAACGACATGCGGTTCCCGGAGTGTCAGGACATTAGCGC CACCACCATCGAATGGACAAAAGCCCGCAACTTCCCGCCGTACAGCCAGGCCAAGATGGAGGACACACGGTTTGTGGATCTGACAGCTAAAGTGGGCTTCCCGTACCTCTACTGTCATCAGGGAGACTGCGAGCATCTCGTCATCATCACGGACGTCAG ACTGGCCCATAAGAACGACTGCCTGGACAAGAAGCTGTATCCTCTTCTCATGCACAAACACCGGGTGGCCACGCAGAAGTGCGCCGTGTGCCACGTCTTCATCGGAAG ATGGTTTACCACCAACGACCAGTTTGCTCCCAGCGACCCGTGTCTCTTCTGTGACAAGTGTTTCCGGATGCTGCACTACGACGCTCAAGGCAACAAGCTGGGAGACTTCCTGGCGTATCCCTACGTGGACCGCGGTGCGTTTAACTAA
- the psip1a gene encoding PC4 and SFRS1 interacting protein 1a isoform X1, translated as MARDWKPGDLIFAKMKGYPHWPARIDEVPDGAVKPSNIKFPIFFFGTHETAFLGPKDIFPYQPNKEKYAKPNKRKGFNEGLWEIENNPKVELTAPKPVPPESFAEKDLDSSPEGGEDADDKGMKSKVPGSEAEQENENEEEEEEEEEEEEEEEGSLISEQGPQNQDGSAQKESTDVPKAKRGRKKKSDAEQEAEKDDAPASPVSPSGAEGPKRRGRKPKSEKLLLLQQQEQQGSGSEMDAAETDRKRKRAAEDKSKSGEEEKRKKEEGKGKDAEGKEPEAKKKKQSKDDSSSGSDDEEKNKGKMDKDGRRRKADELRESNKDDGKKSEERTGVKKKEISTDLKLQRLHSEIKISLKIDNADVKKCLDALDEIGALQVTTQHLQKHSELIATLKKIRRFKASQDIMDKATMLYNKFKSMFLVGEGDCVLSQVLNKSLAEQRQHEEAKRGALKRVEQAKESGADKMTNGDLGPDEKKQETEREKLLEDKSVGENHSAPKAQEEST; from the exons ATGGCTCGAGACTGGAAACCTGGTGATCTGATCTTTGCCAAGATGAAGGGATATCCACACTGGCCTGCCAGA ATCGATGAAGTCCCGGACGGTGCTGTGAAGCCATCCAATATCAAGTTCCCCATCTTCTTCTTTGGCACCCATGAAAC CGCGTTTCTCGGCCCAAAAGATATCTTTCCATACCAGCCCAACAAAGAGAAGTACGCCAAGCCCAACAAGCGGAAAGGCTTCAACGAGGGATTGTGGGAGATTGAGAACAACCCGAAAGTTGAGCTGACTGCACCAAAg CCGGTCCCCCCAGAATCCTTCGCTGAAAAGGATTTGGACAGCAGcccagaaggaggagaggacgCTGACGACAAGGGGATGAAATCCAAA GTTCCAGGAAGTGAGGCTGAGCAGGAGAatgagaatgaggaggaggaggaggaggaggaggaggaggaggaggaggaggaagggtcTCTGATCTCTGAGCAGGGTCCTCAGAACCAGGAT GGCTCGGCACAGAAAGAATCCACAGATGTTCCCAAAgccaagagaggaagaaagaaaaag aGTGATGCTGAGCAGGAGGCTGAAAAAGACGACGCTCCTGCGAGTCCTGTTAGCCCCTCAG GTGCAGAGGGTCCTAAACGGAGAGGCAGGAAGCCCAAAAGTGAGAAGCtacttctgctgcagcagcaggagcagcagggcTCAGGAAGTGAAAT GGACGCTGCTGAGAccgacagaaagaggaagagggcagcagaggacaaatccaagagtggagaggaagagaagagaaagaaggaggagggcaAAGGGAAGGATGCTGAGGGGAAGGAGCCCgaagccaagaagaagaagcagtccAAGGATGACTCCTCTTCAGGCTCTGACGACGAAGAG aaaaacaaaggcaaaatggACAAAGATGGACGGCGGCGGAAAGCAGATGAATTGAGAGA gtCAAACAAAGATGATGGGAAGAAAagtgaggagaggacaggagtgAAGAAAAAGG AAATATCGACGGACTTGAAGCTCCAGAGACTGCACAGTGAAATCAAGATTTCACTGAAAATTGACAACGCT GATGTGAAGAAGTGCTTGGATGCGTTAGATGAGATCGGCGCCCTTCAGGTCACAACCCAgcacctgcagaaacacagcgaACTCATCGCCACGCTCAAAAAG ATTCGCAGATTCAAGGCGAGCCAGGACATCATGGACAAGGCCACCATGCTGTATAACAAGTTCAAGAGTATGTTCCTGGTTGGAGAAGGCGACTGCGTGCTCAGCCAGGTGCTCAACAAGTCTTTGGCTGAGCAGCGGCAGCACGAGGAGGCCAAGAGAGGAGCCCTGAAGAGAGTGGAGCAAGCCAAGGAGAGCGGCGCCG ACAAGATGACAAACGGTGACCTTGGCCCTGatgagaagaagcaggagacggagagagagaagctgcttGAAGACAAGTCGGTGGGAGAGAATCACAG TGCCCCAAAAGCTCAGGAGGAGTCCACTTGA
- the psip1a gene encoding PC4 and SFRS1 interacting protein 1a isoform X2: MARDWKPGDLIFAKMKGYPHWPARIDEVPDGAVKPSNIKFPIFFFGTHETAFLGPKDIFPYQPNKEKYAKPNKRKGFNEGLWEIENNPKVELTAPKPVPPESFAEKDLDSSPEGGEDADDKGMKSKGSAQKESTDVPKAKRGRKKKSDAEQEAEKDDAPASPVSPSGAEGPKRRGRKPKSEKLLLLQQQEQQGSGSEMDAAETDRKRKRAAEDKSKSGEEEKRKKEEGKGKDAEGKEPEAKKKKQSKDDSSSGSDDEEKNKGKMDKDGRRRKADELRESNKDDGKKSEERTGVKKKEISTDLKLQRLHSEIKISLKIDNADVKKCLDALDEIGALQVTTQHLQKHSELIATLKKIRRFKASQDIMDKATMLYNKFKSMFLVGEGDCVLSQVLNKSLAEQRQHEEAKRGALKRVEQAKESGADKMTNGDLGPDEKKQETEREKLLEDKSVGENHSAPKAQEEST, from the exons ATGGCTCGAGACTGGAAACCTGGTGATCTGATCTTTGCCAAGATGAAGGGATATCCACACTGGCCTGCCAGA ATCGATGAAGTCCCGGACGGTGCTGTGAAGCCATCCAATATCAAGTTCCCCATCTTCTTCTTTGGCACCCATGAAAC CGCGTTTCTCGGCCCAAAAGATATCTTTCCATACCAGCCCAACAAAGAGAAGTACGCCAAGCCCAACAAGCGGAAAGGCTTCAACGAGGGATTGTGGGAGATTGAGAACAACCCGAAAGTTGAGCTGACTGCACCAAAg CCGGTCCCCCCAGAATCCTTCGCTGAAAAGGATTTGGACAGCAGcccagaaggaggagaggacgCTGACGACAAGGGGATGAAATCCAAA GGCTCGGCACAGAAAGAATCCACAGATGTTCCCAAAgccaagagaggaagaaagaaaaag aGTGATGCTGAGCAGGAGGCTGAAAAAGACGACGCTCCTGCGAGTCCTGTTAGCCCCTCAG GTGCAGAGGGTCCTAAACGGAGAGGCAGGAAGCCCAAAAGTGAGAAGCtacttctgctgcagcagcaggagcagcagggcTCAGGAAGTGAAAT GGACGCTGCTGAGAccgacagaaagaggaagagggcagcagaggacaaatccaagagtggagaggaagagaagagaaagaaggaggagggcaAAGGGAAGGATGCTGAGGGGAAGGAGCCCgaagccaagaagaagaagcagtccAAGGATGACTCCTCTTCAGGCTCTGACGACGAAGAG aaaaacaaaggcaaaatggACAAAGATGGACGGCGGCGGAAAGCAGATGAATTGAGAGA gtCAAACAAAGATGATGGGAAGAAAagtgaggagaggacaggagtgAAGAAAAAGG AAATATCGACGGACTTGAAGCTCCAGAGACTGCACAGTGAAATCAAGATTTCACTGAAAATTGACAACGCT GATGTGAAGAAGTGCTTGGATGCGTTAGATGAGATCGGCGCCCTTCAGGTCACAACCCAgcacctgcagaaacacagcgaACTCATCGCCACGCTCAAAAAG ATTCGCAGATTCAAGGCGAGCCAGGACATCATGGACAAGGCCACCATGCTGTATAACAAGTTCAAGAGTATGTTCCTGGTTGGAGAAGGCGACTGCGTGCTCAGCCAGGTGCTCAACAAGTCTTTGGCTGAGCAGCGGCAGCACGAGGAGGCCAAGAGAGGAGCCCTGAAGAGAGTGGAGCAAGCCAAGGAGAGCGGCGCCG ACAAGATGACAAACGGTGACCTTGGCCCTGatgagaagaagcaggagacggagagagagaagctgcttGAAGACAAGTCGGTGGGAGAGAATCACAG TGCCCCAAAAGCTCAGGAGGAGTCCACTTGA